In Camelina sativa cultivar DH55 chromosome 16, Cs, whole genome shotgun sequence, a single window of DNA contains:
- the LOC104750635 gene encoding zinc finger CCCH domain-containing protein 15 isoform X1 — translation MENEIAPFNYSGSSAGVVGIKKSQGDSSCGGGGGVVSSSLFSDQLYKSSRNIMQQRQDMVNREALCYTRLHEASLEAEALRLENTELRSMNRHLKNELNSLIRSSIQSRLDSDRVPLRMLSNLSIGGKDGVENQNRTVKRDDVSDESPTSVMENEDMNRSSLPKSISVRSSGYSKATQGGGGGAAQSGKSRGTIPKTGTCGGQLSTTQKVYVRGGGGGKKEDQEEEIEVEVYNQGMTKTELCNKWQETGTCPYDDHCQFAHGIKELRPVIRHPRYKTEVCRMVLAGDICPYGHRCHFRHSLSEQEKLVAAGYKPKSSLKLHT, via the exons ATGGAAAACGAAATCGCGCCGTTTAACTACAGCGGAAGCTCAGCCGGAGTCGTCGGAATCAAGAAATCCCAAGGAGACTCGTCctgcggcggcggaggaggagtcGTTTCGTCGTCTCTATTCTCTGATCAGCTCTACAAATCGAGTCGCAACATCATGCAGCAGCGTCAAGATATGGTGAATCGAGAGGCGTTGTGTTACACGCGTCTCCATGAGGCTTCGCTGGAAGCAGAAGCGCTTCGTCTTGAGAACACTGAGCTCCGATCGATGAATCGTCACCTCAAGAATGAGCTTAACAGTCTCATCAGATCCTCGATCCAGAGCCGACTCGATTCCGATAGGGTTCCGTTGCGGATGCTTAGCAATCTTTCGATCGGAGGTAAAGACGGAGTGGAGAATCAGAACCGTACGGTTAAGCGAGATGACGTTAGTGATGAGAGTCCGACGAGTGTTATGGAGAATGAGGATATGAACCGTTCTTCGCTCCCTAAGAGCATCTCTGTGAGATCTAGCGGTTACTCTAAGGCGACccaaggtggtggtggtggagctgCTCAATCTGGTAAATCTCGTGGAACCATACCTAAGACTGGGACTTGTGGTGGTCAGCTCAGTACGACG CAAAAGGTGTATGtgcgaggaggaggaggagggaagaAAGAAGATCAGGAGGAGGAAATAGAAGTGGAGGTCTACAATCAAGGGATGACAAAGACAGAGCTGTGCAACAAATGGCAAGAGACAGGGACATGCCCATATGATGACCACTGCCAATTCGCTCACGGCATTAAGGAACTCCGCCCTGTGATCCGCCATCCCCGTTACAAGACTGAGGTTTGCAGAATGGTTCTTGCTGGTGATATCTGTCCTTATGGTCACCGTTGCCACTTCCGTCACTCACTATCCGAGCAGGAGAAGCTCGTGGCTGCTGGTTACAAACCCAAGTCATCCTTGAAGCTGCATACATGA
- the LOC104750633 gene encoding uncharacterized protein LOC104750633: MGGEGEDLEPLFDYRRVQPANFVCIDDDDDDASVTPIPKRAKKTSQTVEKFDDDDVKVIEVTGDEDWLIPPPKVIFDKNKESVEDSTIKALRTKKMELMSFTKSVADVMQEVEESAKREIEVSLNPPSEAADEAPPEPTNDRAKIVITIQDKDEKKQCRVFADEKFEQVFKMYAEKAKLNLQNLVFIFDGDKIDPSTTPAELDMEDHDMIEVHTKKS; the protein is encoded by the exons ATG GGAGGTGAAGGAGAAGATCTAGAGCCGCTTTTTGATTATCGTCGTGTTCAGCCAGCcaattttgtttgtattgatg acgatgatgatgatgcctcGGTGACGCCTATTCCAAAGAGAGCTAAAAAAACTTCACAAACT GTTGaaaagtttgatgatgatgatgtgaaagTGATTGAAGTAACGGGTGATGAAGATTGGTTGATTCCTCCGCCTAAGGTTATCTTCGACAAAAATAAGGAGTCTGTCGAAGATTCAACCATTAAAGCATTAAg GACGAAGAAGATGGAGCTCATGTCATTCACAAAATCTGTAGCAGATGTGATGCAGGAAGTTGAGGAGTCTGCTAAAAGGGAGATTGAAGTATCACTCAATCCACCTTCAGAGGCTGCTGATGAGGCACCACCAGAGCCTACGAATGACAGGGCCAAGATTGTCATTACAATTCAGGACAAAGATGAAAAGAAGCAATGCCGAGTGTTTGCG GATGAGAAGTTTGAGCAGGTTTTCAAAATGTATGCAGAGAAAGCTAAGCTTAACCTGCAAAATcttgtatttatttttgacgGTGATAAGATTGATCCATCGACCACTCCTGCTGAACTTGATATGGAGGATCATGATATGATCGAAGTACACACCAAAAAAAGTTGA
- the LOC104750632 gene encoding RING-H2 finger protein ATL57-like, translating into MTSAYRPRVIVNGTRRTRMFHYFYCRHCSRTIRLTSYGLYGPLCPFCSREINLHDELDIMRPSRPYWDSDTDWITFHLVNQPRSNRFSHDDLVYNTDEEFADVMPSVQIGPPPASQSAIQAVKTVIITEEDLAKEKVCAICKEEFEVGEEGKELKCVHLYHASCIVSWLNIHNTCPICRFEVNLGVSESNLEEGESSHHVDYDRTNRFRTRVCSLWPLRMMIDWVHNLIDIRITNS; encoded by the exons ATGACATCTGCGTATCGTCCAAGAGTTATTGTTAAtggaacaagaagaacaagaatgTTCCATTACTTCTATTGTCGTCATTGTAGCCGTACCATTAGGCTGACTAGCTATGGTCTATATGGTCCCTTATGTCCTTTTTGTTCTAGAGAGATCAATCTCCATGATGAGCTTGACATTATGAGGCCAAGCCGACCTTATTGGGATAGCGATACCGACTGGATCACGTTTCATCTTGTCAACCAACCGAGAAGTAACCGGTTCAGTCATGATGATCTAGTTTACAATACCGACGAGGAATTCGCTGATGTGATGCCCAGCGTACAGATCGGTCCACCACCTGCCTCGCAATCCGCCATCCAGGCTGTGAAAACGGTGATAATCACGGAAGAGGATTTAGCGAAAGAGAAGGTTTGTGCGATATGCAAGGAGGAGTTTGAAGTTGGAGAGGAAGGAAAAGAATTGAAATGCGTACATTTATACCATGCAAGTTGCATTGTGTCTTGGTTGAACATTCACAACACTTGCCCCATTTGTCGCTTTGAGGTTAACTTAGGTGTTTCCGAAAGTAACCTAGAAGAAGGAGAGTCGTCTCACCACGTTGACTATGATCGAACAAATCGGTTTAGGACTCGGGTATGTTCTTTGTGGCCTCTCCGAATGATGATTGATTGGGTACATAATCTCATAG ATATAAGAATAACAAactcttga
- the LOC104750635 gene encoding zinc finger CCCH domain-containing protein 15 isoform X2 has translation MENEIAPFNYSGSSAGVVGIKKSQGDSSCGGGGGVVSSSLFSDQLYKSSRNIMQQRQDMVNREALCYTRLHEASLEAEALRLENTELRSMNRHLKNELNSLIRSSIQSRLDSDRVPLRMLSNLSIGGKDGVENQNRTVKRDDVSDESPTSVMENEDMNRSSLPKSISVRSSGYSKATQGGGGGAAQSGKSRGTIPKTGTCGGQLSTTM, from the exons ATGGAAAACGAAATCGCGCCGTTTAACTACAGCGGAAGCTCAGCCGGAGTCGTCGGAATCAAGAAATCCCAAGGAGACTCGTCctgcggcggcggaggaggagtcGTTTCGTCGTCTCTATTCTCTGATCAGCTCTACAAATCGAGTCGCAACATCATGCAGCAGCGTCAAGATATGGTGAATCGAGAGGCGTTGTGTTACACGCGTCTCCATGAGGCTTCGCTGGAAGCAGAAGCGCTTCGTCTTGAGAACACTGAGCTCCGATCGATGAATCGTCACCTCAAGAATGAGCTTAACAGTCTCATCAGATCCTCGATCCAGAGCCGACTCGATTCCGATAGGGTTCCGTTGCGGATGCTTAGCAATCTTTCGATCGGAGGTAAAGACGGAGTGGAGAATCAGAACCGTACGGTTAAGCGAGATGACGTTAGTGATGAGAGTCCGACGAGTGTTATGGAGAATGAGGATATGAACCGTTCTTCGCTCCCTAAGAGCATCTCTGTGAGATCTAGCGGTTACTCTAAGGCGACccaaggtggtggtggtggagctgCTCAATCTGGTAAATCTCGTGGAACCATACCTAAGACTGGGACTTGTGGTGGTCAGCTCAGTACGACG ATGTAA
- the LOC104753681 gene encoding putative zinc finger protein At1g68190 isoform X1, protein MERVCEFCKAYRAVVYCIADAANLCLTCDAKVHSANSLSGRHLRTVLCDSCKDQPCVVRCFDHRMFLCHGCNDKFHGGGGVSSEHHRRDDVACYTGCPRARDFAVMWGFRVMDDDGISLEESLRMVKPKGRSEMNKVQREAGFVLEQILELEKLQLKEDDDDLSLTERADPSPLELPKRSEERLVDLPQTGKELIVDFSHLSSSSTLGDSFWECNKSPYNKNNQLWHQNLQDIGVCEETVCEDDDFHIPDIDITFRNFDEEQFGADPEPIADSNNMFFVSSLDKSSKMKTFSSSFNNPIFAPTPASSSISFSSSATDYPHNHSEKVISFCSPVSNNARQKAISRLKEKKRARAEEK, encoded by the exons atggaaagagtaTGCGAGTTTTGTAAAGCGTATAGAGCAGTGGTTTATTGTATAGCCGATGCAGCGAATCTTTGTTTGACATGTGATGCAAAGGTTCATTCAGCTAATTCACTATCTGGACGACATTTACGAACGGTTTTATGTGATTCTTGTAAGGACCAGCCTTGTGTTGTTCGATGTTTTGACCATAGAATGTTTCTTTGCCATGGATGTAACGATAAGTtccatggtggtggtggtgtctCTTCTGAGCATCATAGAAGGGATGATGTGGCGTGTTACACCGGGTGTCCTCGTGCTAGAG ATTTCGCGGTTATGTGGGGTTTTCGAGTTATGGATGATGATGGTATTTCGTTAGAGGAATCTTTACGAATGGTTAAACCTAAGGGACGATCGGAGATGAACAAG GTGCAAAGAGAAGCTGGTTTTGTCTTGGAACAGATTCTTGAATTGGAGAAGCTTCAGCTCaaggaagacgatgatgatttgTCTTTGACAGAACGAGCTGATCCATCTCCATTGGAGCTTCCGAAGAGATCTGAGGAACGGTTAGTTGATCTTCCGCAGACCGGAAAAGAGCTGATTGTAGACTTTTCACATTTGTCCTCGTCTTCTACACTTGGTGATTCCTTTTGGGAATGCAATAAAAGTCCATATAATAAGAACAATCAG TTGTGGCATCAAAACCTACAAGACATTGGAGTTTGTGAAGAGACCGTTTGCGAAGATGATGACTTTCATATACCTGACATTGATATCACTTTCAGAAACTTTGATGAAGAGCAATTTGGAGCTGATCCTGAGCCTATTGCAGACAGTAACAAcatgttctttgtttcttccttaGACAAGTCTAGCAAG ATGAagacattttcttcttcattcaatAATCCCATATTTGCACCTACACCAGCTTCATCATCTATCTCATTCTCAAGTAGCGCAACTGATTACCCTCACAATCATTCAGAGAAAGTAATCTCATTTTGTTCCCCTGTCTCTAACAATGCACGTCAAAAGGCCATCTCAAGgctcaaggagaagaagagagcacgAGC GGAGGAGAAATGA
- the LOC104753681 gene encoding putative zinc finger protein At1g68190 isoform X2: protein MVKPKGRSEMNKVQREAGFVLEQILELEKLQLKEDDDDLSLTERADPSPLELPKRSEERLVDLPQTGKELIVDFSHLSSSSTLGDSFWECNKSPYNKNNQLWHQNLQDIGVCEETVCEDDDFHIPDIDITFRNFDEEQFGADPEPIADSNNMFFVSSLDKSSKMKTFSSSFNNPIFAPTPASSSISFSSSATDYPHNHSEKVISFCSPVSNNARQKAISRLKEKKRARAEEK, encoded by the exons ATGGTTAAACCTAAGGGACGATCGGAGATGAACAAG GTGCAAAGAGAAGCTGGTTTTGTCTTGGAACAGATTCTTGAATTGGAGAAGCTTCAGCTCaaggaagacgatgatgatttgTCTTTGACAGAACGAGCTGATCCATCTCCATTGGAGCTTCCGAAGAGATCTGAGGAACGGTTAGTTGATCTTCCGCAGACCGGAAAAGAGCTGATTGTAGACTTTTCACATTTGTCCTCGTCTTCTACACTTGGTGATTCCTTTTGGGAATGCAATAAAAGTCCATATAATAAGAACAATCAG TTGTGGCATCAAAACCTACAAGACATTGGAGTTTGTGAAGAGACCGTTTGCGAAGATGATGACTTTCATATACCTGACATTGATATCACTTTCAGAAACTTTGATGAAGAGCAATTTGGAGCTGATCCTGAGCCTATTGCAGACAGTAACAAcatgttctttgtttcttccttaGACAAGTCTAGCAAG ATGAagacattttcttcttcattcaatAATCCCATATTTGCACCTACACCAGCTTCATCATCTATCTCATTCTCAAGTAGCGCAACTGATTACCCTCACAATCATTCAGAGAAAGTAATCTCATTTTGTTCCCCTGTCTCTAACAATGCACGTCAAAAGGCCATCTCAAGgctcaaggagaagaagagagcacgAGC GGAGGAGAAATGA